From the genome of Streptococcus marmotae, one region includes:
- a CDS encoding PTS sugar transporter subunit IIB: protein MKKIVLLCSAGLSTSMLVEKMKVAAKELDIECSIAAYPIAEAEKEGSTADVIFLGPQVRFQIDAVREQVSCPVEAIDMTAYGMMDGKAVVNRAIELIEGK, encoded by the coding sequence ATGAAAAAAATTGTATTGTTGTGTAGCGCTGGACTTTCTACAAGTATGCTTGTTGAAAAGATGAAAGTAGCAGCTAAGGAACTTGACATTGAATGTAGTATTGCTGCTTACCCTATTGCTGAAGCAGAAAAAGAAGGTAGTACAGCAGACGTTATATTTTTAGGTCCACAAGTTCGTTTTCAGATTGATGCAGTGAGGGAACAGGTTTCTTGTCCTGTTGAAGCAATTGATATGACAGCTTATGGTATGATGGATGGAAAAGCAGTTGTGAATCGTGCTATTGAATTGATTGAAGGGAAGTAA
- a CDS encoding PTS sugar transporter subunit IIC, translated as MKKFVEFMEKYFIPLANKLAGNRYIKSIGGGSMSLLSIIMFGAFFTVLNNIQWEPYVNFLTHTHLKEVFNVIPKFTTDMAGLYMAFSVGYGASQNFKIEKHAFSTGLISMVSFLLLIPLNSELVERVTFLDTSFLGAKGVFTAIIVGLVCTKMMAFFVEKNITIKLPEGVPPMVLQSFTALIPVTVIGVLFAIVKVSFAMTSFNSATEFVYKILQTPLQSLTGTLPAFLLVVLIANLLWFFGIHGSLTVLPIFMPIMLGYLAENTAAVQAGQVAPNLISFALYDLANLGGSGATLGLVTIMFFFAKSERYKSFSKAVFPAGIFGVNEPVIFGMPVMLNVILLIPFLIVPIIVSGLGYFLMKIGIVTPPIGILGAGSLPPLIGGLSQGSLSFGIYQLVAVVISGLIYYPFFKVLDNQALREEAKAE; from the coding sequence ATGAAAAAATTTGTAGAATTTATGGAAAAATATTTTATTCCACTTGCGAACAAACTTGCTGGGAATAGATATATAAAAAGTATTGGCGGAGGCTCAATGAGTCTGTTAAGTATCATTATGTTTGGAGCCTTTTTCACAGTTTTAAATAATATTCAGTGGGAACCTTATGTTAATTTTCTAACTCATACCCATTTGAAGGAGGTTTTTAATGTTATTCCAAAATTTACAACTGATATGGCTGGATTATATATGGCGTTCAGTGTTGGATATGGTGCTAGTCAAAATTTCAAGATAGAAAAACATGCTTTTAGCACTGGATTAATTAGTATGGTTTCTTTTCTTCTGCTAATTCCTCTTAACTCAGAGTTAGTAGAACGAGTTACTTTTTTAGATACTAGTTTTTTAGGAGCGAAAGGTGTTTTTACAGCAATTATTGTAGGTCTTGTTTGTACAAAGATGATGGCCTTCTTTGTTGAAAAAAATATAACAATTAAGTTGCCAGAAGGTGTACCGCCTATGGTGCTACAATCTTTTACTGCTTTAATTCCGGTTACCGTGATAGGAGTTTTATTTGCTATTGTTAAAGTGTCATTTGCGATGACTTCTTTCAATTCAGCTACAGAATTTGTTTATAAAATACTACAGACTCCACTTCAGTCCCTAACAGGTACATTGCCGGCATTCTTACTTGTTGTATTGATTGCAAATCTTTTATGGTTCTTTGGAATTCATGGTTCACTAACTGTTTTACCAATTTTCATGCCAATTATGCTGGGGTACTTAGCTGAGAATACCGCAGCAGTTCAAGCAGGTCAAGTTGCTCCAAATTTAATTAGTTTTGCATTATATGATTTAGCAAATTTAGGAGGTAGTGGTGCAACTTTAGGTTTGGTTACTATTATGTTCTTCTTTGCAAAAAGTGAGCGGTATAAATCTTTTAGTAAGGCGGTCTTTCCAGCAGGGATTTTTGGTGTGAATGAACCGGTTATATTTGGAATGCCAGTAATGTTGAATGTTATTTTACTAATTCCATTTCTTATTGTTCCAATTATCGTATCAGGACTCGGATATTTCTTGATGAAAATTGGAATTGTGACTCCTCCAATCGGAATTCTAGGAGCAGGTTCCTTACCACCACTTATTGGTGGACTATCTCAAGGTAGTTTATCATTTGGTATTTATCAACTTGTTGCAGTAGTCATTTCTGGACTAATTTACTATCCATTCTTCAAAGTCTTAGATAATCAAGCTTTGAGAGAAGAAGCGAAAGCAGAATAA